The genomic DNA GTAAAAATCCATCAATATTTATAGGTTCTCTATTTAAAGATTCAGCTAAAAGATGATCTCCTTTTTCTAAGGCAATTTTTCTTTGTTTTTCTAAAGTTTTGCATGAAACTCTTTCATTAATTTTTTCATTTTCTAAATATTTATTTTGTATATCTTCCCATATTTTTCTAATCTCTAATAACTTTTCTATATTATTCCAGCTTGTATTTTTTTTACACCCTCCAAGTTCTGGAGATTTGGCATTTGATCTTTTAAAAAAAACATCTTTATTTCGCTCAATCCCATCAAGTTCTCTAGGAGAAAACATGATATGTGCATGAGTATTTAAAATATCTTTTTTATACGAACTTTCCTTACTGTGAATAGCTACAGAATAGTGATATTTCCCCTCTAAAATGGTATCTATAAACTCATTTAAAAGCTCAATATTCTTCTCCAAAGATAAGTCATTAGGAAGAGAGATTCTAATCTCCTTATAAACTGTTCCATTAACTCTTTCTTTGTCATCACCAGCCATCCAAAACTCCTTAGGAGATTGACACCAATTAGGCAAATTATGATTAGTATACTCAATCTCTTTTTCTTTATTAGCATATTTATTTTGTCCTAAAATATAGTCAATGTGTGGCCCACCTTTTCCAACTTTACCATAAGATATGTTCAAATGATAATTTGCCATGATTTCACCTCCTCCAAAGTCGAAGACACCTGAAAGGTCAGAAAACCTCTTCAAACACGCAGTTTCTAGTATTTGCCAAGGCAAATACTAGAAACTATTAAGCGTGCACTCTCGTGACTTTTCTTAGCTAGTTATACTGAGCTAATTATCAACTTCTTTATTATTTTTTTTTATTTTTGTGCTTTTTTACTTTAAAAAGAAGGAAATCTCTTATTTTTTAAATAGAAACTAACAACTAGTAAATTTAAGGGGAGGAACTTATGAGGTATATAAAAAAAATAGCTTTTTTATTTTCTTTAATTTTTTCAACTGTTTTTTCAAATGATGAACTGTTAGAAAATTATATTTTAAAAAATATTTCTAACTTAGAAAATGCTCGTTTTATCTATGAAGATATTATTAGATTTTCAAGTAAATACGAGATTGATCCAGCACTAGTAGTTTCTATCATAAAAGTTGAGAGTAGTTTTAACCATAGTGCTGTATCAGAGAAAGGAGCTATTGGATTAATGCAACTTATGCCTGAAACTGCTGATGAACTTCAAGTAGATCCATTTAATGTTTCAGCAAATATTGAGGGAGGAATTAAATATTTTTCAAGATGTTTAAAGCTAAATAATAATGATATAGCTTTGGCATTAGCAAGTTATAATGCAGGACATAGCAATGTTCAAAAATATGAAAGTATTCCGCCGTTTAGTGAAACAGATAATTATATATCAGAAGTTTTAAAAGTATATACTGGAAGTTTTAATAAAAGATATGTTTTTAATCCAGTTTCTTTTGAAGAAAGTAGTTTTAAATTTGGAGAAAAAGATGGGAATAGATAGTTTAAATAGACAAATCCAAAAGAAAAAAGAAAAACTTCAAAAATTACAAAGAGATAGAAAAATATCTGAGTCTAACGAAAGTAGAGAGAAAAGAAGAAAAAGAGTTCGAAACCTTATAATGTTAGGAGCTTTATTTGAAATTGAAAATTTACATACAGAAAATGCTTCAGCATTATTAGGATTTCTACATGAAAATAGAGATGTATTTTTTAAAAACAGAGATAGATATTTTGAAATAGGTGAAACTATTTTAGAGAAACGAAAGCAAGGTAAAGTTAAAAATAATATTGATGTTGGAGATGTTGAAATTAAAGAATTGCTAGAACTGGTTAATATATTCAAATCTAAAAATCAAGATTTAGGAACTTTTATCCAAGAGAAATTTAAGAAAAAATTATTTAAAGATTTGACTATGAATGAGTTTAAAATAATAAAAGAGTATATAAAAACCCTCTAGTTTTTTAGAGGGTTTTTATATATTGTAATCAATTAAATTATTCTTTTATTTTTATTATTTCCAGCTTTAAAAGTTGAACTTTATTCAATTCTAAAAAATCATTACAAAAAAGATTATACTGAAGTGTTTGTTCATAATGTTTCTTATCTCCAGACTGTTTAGAATAAAATAACTTATGAGTGGTTTCAAATGTAACTCCTTTGGATAAAGCTTCTAAAAATTTTAACTCATTAACTTCGTAACTTAAGAGGTGTAAACTTTTTCTTTTCATAATTATCACTCCTCAGAATATTTTAGATTAAACTAAAATATCATATTTTAATTTAAATTTCAATAAAATTTAAAAAAAATTTTTTCAGAAAAATAAAAAAGGAAAATTAATTAAAAAATAGAATAAATTTTTTAAGAAACAAAATGAAATTTAAAGAATAATGGAGAACCCAAATGTCTTTAGTTTTCTTTATTTAAAAAAAGAATATTTCTTTATGGCCAAATGGAGAACCCAAAGTCCGTGAATTTAAGATAATGATAATTGTATCGTTTTCTTTTTCACGGTCTTTTTTTTTAAAAAAAAATTCAAGGAGGTTTAAAATGAACAAATTTAATGGAGTGATAATGGGATCAATATTGTATTTTTTTAACTCAGTTTTATGTACTGCGTCTACTAATGCTGACATGGTGTGGGAAGAGCCAGCAAGTGTAATCCAAAAATCTGTAAATGGACCGGTGGCTTTGGCGGTGGCCCTAATATCTATCGCAGTGGCCGGACTTACTTGGGCTTTTTCTGATGGTGGTAGCATGATGGGAAAATCTATAAAGATTGTGGCAGCTCTGGCCATTGTAGGTGGCGCATCTATTTTGGTAAGTAACGTATTTAATATAACAGGGGGAGTTACTTTTGGATAAAGAGATGGAGGATGGAAGAGTAAATGGAAAATTAGGTGATGATGGA from Candidatus Cetobacterium colombiensis includes the following:
- a CDS encoding MobA/MobL family protein, translating into MANYHLNISYGKVGKGGPHIDYILGQNKYANKEKEIEYTNHNLPNWCQSPKEFWMAGDDKERVNGTVYKEIRISLPNDLSLEKNIELLNEFIDTILEGKYHYSVAIHSKESSYKKDILNTHAHIMFSPRELDGIERNKDVFFKRSNAKSPELGGCKKNTSWNNIEKLLEIRKIWEDIQNKYLENEKINERVSCKTLEKQRKIALEKGDHLLAESLNREPINIDGFL
- a CDS encoding lytic transglycosylase domain-containing protein codes for the protein MRYIKKIAFLFSLIFSTVFSNDELLENYILKNISNLENARFIYEDIIRFSSKYEIDPALVVSIIKVESSFNHSAVSEKGAIGLMQLMPETADELQVDPFNVSANIEGGIKYFSRCLKLNNNDIALALASYNAGHSNVQKYESIPPFSETDNYISEVLKVYTGSFNKRYVFNPVSFEESSFKFGEKDGNR
- a CDS encoding TrbC/VirB2 family protein: MNKFNGVIMGSILYFFNSVLCTASTNADMVWEEPASVIQKSVNGPVALAVALISIAVAGLTWAFSDGGSMMGKSIKIVAALAIVGGASILVSNVFNITGGVTFG